The sequence TAAATCAGGCAAATTGGACGGATTGGCCAGTCCGGTAGAGCTGTCTCCTGGACCAGTGCGTTCCGAACCAGAATAGTAGGCCCCAAACAGCAGAGCATCGGCATCGGCGAGAGAAATGAGCCGCTCTGCTAACCCCGACAGCCCTGGTACATAGCCATCGACCTTCAGCAATACCCAGACCAGACTATGGCCCTCCACAGCCTCTACCTGAAGGGCCGCCATGGCGTTGGTCAAGAGAGCTTGTAAGACAGGGCTCAGCCCCGGCTCAACAAAATCGGCAACCACCGCCAGATTAGCTCCATGGGCCATTAACCAGGCTAGGGCAGTGGCATCCCGCGCCGTTGCCCCCTCGTACAACAGCGATCCCGTATCTACATGGATGCCCAGGGCCATAACGGTGGCTTCCGCCACCGTGGGCTCTAGGTTGGCGATTTGCAAGGCCTCAACAGCCAGGGTGGTAGCGGCTCCCACTGGCTCAATCGTGTTTCCTTCAGTGGCCTTTAGGGCAGAATTCTCACTGGTCGCCTGGGTGGAGGCCACCTGGGTGGGATGGTGATCGTAGACAGTGATGGGAACACAGCTTTGCTCGGCCTGGGCAATCCAATCGGCCGCTGGACCAAAGCGACTGGGCTGCTGGGCATCAACCAGGGTGAGACGTTCAATCTGGCTGGGGTCTACGGCTCGCCGTTCGATTAAGGGATATTCGTCACGGTATAGCGCCAAAAACCGCTGCACCGTAGGATGACACCCGCCAGTGAGCACAATTCGTCGCCCCGGCTGTAGCCGCGCCAACCCCACGGCAGCCCCAAGGGTGTCGAAGTCGGCGGTAGTGTGACAAAGTACCAGATCCATACTTTTCCCAGGGGCCTCTTTCTGATAGCGTACTGGTTAGGGTAGTGTGGCTGTTAGCCCGATTTTTCGGGCTGTTCACCGCCGTCTCCGCTGCTGTGTTTGAGAGAGCTAAGATAAACCAATGGTAATTCTGTTTCAACTCGCGCTGTTTGCCCTGGTGCTGATGTCTTTTGTGCTGGTGGTGTATGTGCCCGTGGCCTACGCCTCTCCCCAAGACTGGGATCAGTCTAAAAAACTCATCCTGTTTGGCTCTATCATTTGGGGCGCGCTGGTGGTTGTAGTAGGCGGCCTTAACTATTTTGTGGTGTAGATACTAGTTTTATGGCGGTTTTTGAAGGCACATTAGTCTCGACAGGGTCTCCTCGGTTTGCCATTGTGCTAGGCCGGTTC is a genomic window of Nodosilinea sp. E11 containing:
- the psbZ gene encoding photosystem II reaction center protein PsbZ: MVILFQLALFALVLMSFVLVVYVPVAYASPQDWDQSKKLILFGSIIWGALVVVVGGLNYFVV